The genomic region TGCCGTCGCCGCCGTCCGCGACGGGCAGGGTCTCGACCCTCACCCCGGGCACGACGCGCCGTAGCCCGGCCGTCACCCGCTCCGCGACCTGTACGGCCGTCAACGAGCCCTTGAACTTGTCCGCAGCCACGAGCACGTGGGGGGTCTCCATCACTGCTCCGTCCGTCACCTTGTATCCCTTGCTTTCGAACAGGCAGTCGCGCCGACCCGACCTTATCCGGACCACCCCTGATCTGCCCATGGCTGTCCGAAACCACGTGACCGGCCCCGCGGCGCCGTCAGTCGAGGCAGAACTCGTTCCCCTCGGGGTCGGTCATCACGATGAAGCCGGCGCTCATCGGAGGTGCGGGCTCGTCGCGGCGTACCCGCGTCGCTCCCAGGGCGACGAGCCGTTCGCACTCGGCCTCCAGCGCCTCCATCCGCTCCTCCCCCTCGGCTCCGGGGGCCGCGCGGACGTCGAGGTGGACACGGTTCTTGGCGGTCTTGCCCTCCGGGACCTGCTGGAAGAACACGCGCGGGCCGTGCCCCTCGGGGTCCTCGATCGCCGACCGTGAGTTGCGCTGCTCCTCCGGTACGCCGATCCGCGCGAGGAAGTCGTCCCACGCGGCCAGGGGGTCGGCGCCCTCCGGCAGGTCGACCCCGGGCGGGCCGGGGTGGACGTAGCGCAGTACGTCGCGCCAGAAGGACGACAGTGCCCGCGGGTCGTGGGCGTCGAAGGTGACCTGGAAGTGGCGGCTCATCGGGTCGCTCCGTTCGTGGCGTGATGCGTGCGGAAGGAGAGGTCGCGCAGCAGGCGGACCTCGGACAGGTGGTGGATCAGTTCATGGTGGCTGTGCGGGACCAGGTCGGCCATGGGCACCTCGGGGTGGGGCTCCCTCTCGCCCACCGGGACCCGGAGTCCGGCGTCGCCGGGGCTCCGCACCCCTGCCGGCCGGACGTCGAGCCGGGTCTCGGCCGGTCGAGCGCGGTGGCCGCGCCCCCGGCGTACTCCCAGCTCTCGTACGAAGCCGCCGGCGCGCCGGAGTGTGCCGTGTTCCGTGCGGCGAGTACGCCGCCGATGCGGGGCCGCCGGGCGTCCGGCACCGGCGACCAGACGTACTCGTCGCCGGTGGGGCTTTCCTGCAGGGCTCGGATCTGATGGTTCCAGTGGAACTCCCATCGCGCACGACGTCCGGTTCCAGTCGGTTCGTCTGCGTCCATGGAACCATCCTGGCGCCCGGGCCCGGGGTCACGCCGCGCAGGGTGCGCAGCGATGTCGAGCGGCTCCGCGGGCTCGGTCGTCCGGTCCTCTGCGGCCGTCGTGCGACCGGGGGGAGAACGAGTTCGGCGAGGTCCTGTGCGGCGCCGGCGCCCCGACTTCGTGCTCATGCGGGTGCTCCCGCCGGGACACGACTTCGAGGCGCTGGGACTCCGGGACTCGCGGGACGGTGTCGCGCACCCGCGGAGAGACCGCTGTCGGCCGGCGCGACGGTCTCCCCGGTGGCGCCGGACGCGGAGGAGCCCTGAGCCGTGCCCTGCGGAAATACCGTCGCGGGTGCCGGGTGCCGTCCGTAGGCTCGGGCCATGACTCTCGTCGCGATCCTCAGCGGCGCCGGCATCTCCACGGACTCCGGCATCCCCGACTACCGCGGGCCGCAGGGCCTCTGGCGGAAGGATCCGGAGGCGGAGAAGCTCGTGACCTACGACTTCTACATGTCCGATCCGGAGATCCGGCGCCGCTCCTGGCAGATGCGCCGCACCGCCGCCACGTGGAACGCCGAGCCGAACTCCGCCCATCGCGCGGTGGCCGCGCTCGAACGGTCGGGCACGCCGGTGCGGGTGATCACCCAGAACGTCGACGGACTGCACCAGCTGGCAGGGCTGTCCGCACGCAAGGTCGTCGAACTCCACGGCACGGCACGCGAGGTGGTCTGCACCCGGTGCCACGCCCGGTCGGCCATGGCGGACGCGCTGGCCCGTGTCGAGGGCGGCGAGGCGGACCCGTCGTGCACGGTCTGCGGCGGGATCCTGAAGCCTGCGACGGTGATGTTCGGCGAGCGCCTGGATCCGCAGGTGCTGGCCGAAGCCACGGCGATCACCAAGGCGAGCGAGGTGTTCATCGCCGTGGGTACGACGCTCCAGGTGCAGCCCGCCGCCTCGCTGGCCGGGATCGCGGTGGAGCACGGGGCCCGGCTCGTCGTGGTGAACGCCGAGCCGACCCCGTACGACGACTTGGCCGAGGAGATGGTGCGCGAACCGATCCGGACGGCCCTGCCGGCGCTGCTGGAGCGGCTCTCCGCGGGGAAGGGCGCCCTCTGACCGCAGGCCGGGCCGATGGTTAAGCAGGGCCGGTCAGGAGAGCGGCTCGTGGTTCACCCAGACGACCTTGTACGGGAATCGGGCCTGCCAGCGCCGGATGAGTGCCTCGGCTCCGGGCGCGGCGAACGAGGCGTTGAGTGCGTCGAGGTCGGCGAAGCCGAACTGGACGACGGCCGTGGCGGCGAACACCGGGCTGTGGTCGTCGGCGGGCACACGGATGTGGCGCCTGGCGGCGGAGGTCCGGATCGTCCCGGAGTCACGCATCAGCTGTTCGATGTCTTTCAGGAACTGGTCGAGCTCGGCGTCCGGGACGGAGTCATTGAACGAGACAATCATCGTGTGCTGGATCATGCGCCCATCGAACCCTTGCCGTGCCGGTGCAGTCCAAGACCCATGTGTTCTCCAGCGATAACCTGTAGGCATGGTTGATCTGGAGACGCGGGAGCTCGAGTACTTCGTCGCGGTGGCCGAGGAGCTGCACTTCGGCCGTGCCGCCCAGCGTCTGTCGATCGCCCAGCCGGCGCTGTCGAAGGCGGTCCGACGCGTCGAGTCGCGCCTGGGTGTCCAGCTGCTCCTGCGCTCGAGCCGTCATGTCTCGCTCACACCCGCCGGGGAGGCGTTGCTGCATCACGGCCGCCACGCGCTCGACGCGGTCGCCGCCGCGTCCCGGAACGCACGCCGGGCCGGTGAGACCCAGGCCCACCTGCGGCTGGTGATCAAGGCGGGCGGCGATGCCGGCCTGCTGTCCGGCATCCTCGCCCGGTACTCCCTCCAACCCGACGCGCGCCAGGTGGACATCCTGTTCGGCGGGGCCACCGACCGGGTCGAACGGCTGCATGACGGCCGGGCCGATGTGGCGCTGCTCCACACGCCCTTCGACGACCTCACGGGCCTGGCACACGAGACGCTGCACGTCGAGGGGCGCGTCGCGATCCTGCCCCGCGACCACCCTCTCGCCTCGCGCACCGAACTGCGCCTGACGGACCTCGAACACGAGACGCTGCCGCGCTGGAGGGGGGTGTCCGACGGGGGGACCGGGCCGGAGGTCGCCGATGTGGCGCAGATGATGCAGATGATCGTCCTCGGCCGGACGATCGCCGTGCTGCCGCGCTCGCTCGTCGAGCCCGTCCCCCCAGGGGTGGTCTGCGTCCCTGTGACCGACGCACCGGCCAGTCATCTGGTCCTCGCCTGGCCGGAGACGGACCGCCGGCCACTCGTCGCCTCGTTCGTCGAGGCGGCGGTCGTCGCGAACGGTCCACGGCCGGACGCGCTGACCGCGGACGCGCGGCCGCCGGAGGCCGCACGGCAGACGCTCAGTCCTCCAGTCCGGCCCGGATGCGGCGGGAGGGGCTGAAGGCGTACAGGTCCAGGATCTCCGGGGCGTCCGCGAGGCCGGGCCCGCCCTCCGCCGCCCAGGCGGCGATGTCGGCGACGGCGTGCGGATCGTTGACCAGCCCGAGCCAGACGGGGCGGCCGCCCGCGCGGCGGCCCTCGGCCGAGGGCTGTACGACGATGACGTTGCCGTGCTCGCAGGCGTCCAGGCACTCCACCGCGCGCACGGTCGCGGCCCCGTCGGCGGACCGCCGCAGCTGCGCGAGCTGCCCGGCGTGGTCAACGCCCGGGATCTTCTCGGTGCCGCAGCAGCAGCCCCGGCAGACGCTCACCGTGGGACGGGACGGACCGGGCCCGGCGGCCTTGTGCTGTCGACGGCTCATGCGGGGGTGCTCCCGGGGGCTGCGTGGCTGATCATCGTAGGACTCTACCGAGCGGCTCCCCCGCAGGTCCGGTGAGGTAGTGTTGACGGCTGCGAAGGGGAGTAGCCCTGCAAACCGGTCGTCGACACACTGGAGCCTTCGGGTTCCCGGTGGCCGGGCTCGTGGATCTCCATGGGCGGGCGAGACCTTCGGTCAGGTATGACACGTCCGCGCCCTGCGGGCGTTGCCGTCATGCCGGGCCGAGTGGTCCTCCGAAAAGCCCGATCGGCGCTTCGCGGAAGTCCCGGAGCCCGGCTCTCACAGAAGGCCACCCGGAATGCATCTCGACCCCCTGGCGATCCTCACCGCCTTCGGGCTGATCTTCCTCGCGGAGCTCCCCGACAAGACGATGTTCGCCTCGCTGGCCATGGGCACACGCATGCGCCCGCTCTACGTCTGGTTCGGCACGTCGTCCGCGTTCATCGTGCACGTCGCCATCGCGGTCGGAGCGGGCGGCCTGATCGGCCTGCTGCCCGACTGGATCGTCAAGGTGGTCTCGGCCGCCCTCTTCGCCTTCGGCGCGTTCATGCTGCTGCGCAGTGGCGGCGGTGACGACGACGAGGACGGGGAGATCAAGACCGTCACCGGCTTCTGGCCGGTCTACTCGACCGCCTTCATGGCGGTGTTCATCAGCGAGTGGGGCGACCTGACCCAGATCACCACCGCGAATCTCGCCGCGAGCAACGGCACCTGGTCCACGGCGATCGGGGCGGCCGTCGCCCTGATGTCGGTGTCGGCGCTGGCGCTGCTGGCCGGGCGGTTCATCGCCAAGCGGGTGCCGCTGAAGACTGTGCAGCGCATCGGCGGGGTGTGCATGCTCGCCCTGGCGATCTGGTCGGTCGTCGAGATCTTCACGGGCTGAGCGCGCCCGGCACCGGACCGAGAGGGGTGGCCGGACGTCCGGCCACCCCGGTCAGAACAGGGCCGGCACCTCGCACCCGCTCCCCCGCTCGAAGGCGAGCAGCCGCTGCTTGCGGTCCAGCCCGCCGCCGTACCCCGTCAGGCTCCCCGAGGCTCCGATGACGCGGTGGCAGGGCACGATGATCCCGACCGGATTCCTGCCGTTGGCGAGGCCCACCGCACGGGACGCTCCGGGCTTGCCGAGGCGGCCGGCCAGTTCCCCGTAGGAGCGGGTCTCGCCGTACGGGATGCGTACGAGCTCGGCCCACACGCCGCGCTGGAAGTCGGTGCCGTGCAGGCGCAGCGGGAGGTCGAACTCCTTCAGCTCGCCCGCGAAGTAGGCGTTCAGCTGGCGGACGGTCTCACCGAAGGGGCGCGCGTCGGGTACGCCGAAGGTCTCCTCGGGCGGGCGGTGCCGCTGCCCGGTCATGTAGAGACCGGACAGCACGCCGTCGGTCGCGACCAGGGTGAGCGCTCCGTACGGGCTGTCGACGAGGGTGTGCTGCCTGGTCGTCGTGGGTGTGGTGGTCATGGTCGTCCTCAGCTGGGCAGGTGGTTGACGGGGTGGTCGTCGACGGTCCACAGATACTGCACCGCGTACGCCCGCCAGGGGCGCCACCGCGTGGCGCGTGCGGTCAGGGCGGCGGGGGTGGCCGGGAGTCCGAGCTGTCCGGCGGCCCTGCGGATCCCGAGGTCGGTGGGGAGGAAGGCATCCGGGTCCCCGAGGGCCCGCATGGCGATGACCTCGACCGTCCAGGGGCCGAAGCCCGGCAGGGCGGCCAGTTCCGCGCGGGCCCTCTCCCAGTCGGTCCCCTCCCCCAGGTCCAGGGACCCGTCGGCGAGGGAGGCCACGAGGGTGGTGAGCGTGGCACGGCGGCTGCGCGGCAGGGCGAGCGCCTCG from Streptomyces sp. QL37 harbors:
- a CDS encoding LysR family transcriptional regulator, with protein sequence MVDLETRELEYFVAVAEELHFGRAAQRLSIAQPALSKAVRRVESRLGVQLLLRSSRHVSLTPAGEALLHHGRHALDAVAAASRNARRAGETQAHLRLVIKAGGDAGLLSGILARYSLQPDARQVDILFGGATDRVERLHDGRADVALLHTPFDDLTGLAHETLHVEGRVAILPRDHPLASRTELRLTDLEHETLPRWRGVSDGGTGPEVADVAQMMQMIVLGRTIAVLPRSLVEPVPPGVVCVPVTDAPASHLVLAWPETDRRPLVASFVEAAVVANGPRPDALTADARPPEAARQTLSPPVRPGCGGRG
- a CDS encoding Sir2 family NAD-dependent protein deacetylase, whose amino-acid sequence is MTLVAILSGAGISTDSGIPDYRGPQGLWRKDPEAEKLVTYDFYMSDPEIRRRSWQMRRTAATWNAEPNSAHRAVAALERSGTPVRVITQNVDGLHQLAGLSARKVVELHGTAREVVCTRCHARSAMADALARVEGGEADPSCTVCGGILKPATVMFGERLDPQVLAEATAITKASEVFIAVGTTLQVQPAASLAGIAVEHGARLVVVNAEPTPYDDLAEEMVREPIRTALPALLERLSAGKGAL
- a CDS encoding TMEM165/GDT1 family protein yields the protein MHLDPLAILTAFGLIFLAELPDKTMFASLAMGTRMRPLYVWFGTSSAFIVHVAIAVGAGGLIGLLPDWIVKVVSAALFAFGAFMLLRSGGGDDDEDGEIKTVTGFWPVYSTAFMAVFISEWGDLTQITTANLAASNGTWSTAIGAAVALMSVSALALLAGRFIAKRVPLKTVQRIGGVCMLALAIWSVVEIFTG
- a CDS encoding VOC family protein, which encodes MSRHFQVTFDAHDPRALSSFWRDVLRYVHPGPPGVDLPEGADPLAAWDDFLARIGVPEEQRNSRSAIEDPEGHGPRVFFQQVPEGKTAKNRVHLDVRAAPGAEGEERMEALEAECERLVALGATRVRRDEPAPPMSAGFIVMTDPEGNEFCLD
- a CDS encoding methylated-DNA--[protein]-cysteine S-methyltransferase translates to MTTTPTTTRQHTLVDSPYGALTLVATDGVLSGLYMTGQRHRPPEETFGVPDARPFGETVRQLNAYFAGELKEFDLPLRLHGTDFQRGVWAELVRIPYGETRSYGELAGRLGKPGASRAVGLANGRNPVGIIVPCHRVIGASGSLTGYGGGLDRKQRLLAFERGSGCEVPALF